A part of Neodiprion pinetum isolate iyNeoPine1 chromosome 4, iyNeoPine1.2, whole genome shotgun sequence genomic DNA contains:
- the LOC124218198 gene encoding TBC1 domain family member 19 isoform X1 has translation MESTKEIELQKTANKLTDDIQSMTNYKNLYNEIQRLVASRAVRKEDFKNTLVDALKSNGLETELRNTVFHWARTQGPLQREPEPLMPMLEADLSYLKRAQIQWERRIQKSLNSMCNELNVPLARIRFNMDKDELAEKWDELSTYDIDLSQYRPLYAPKDFLEVLFMVRDPSFKKQPGEPNWEFSHIQIRVKTLSQLRAMYPELSHGVPLLGVNPHMTAMGNYLNLEAERTALGERVLASNHAPIAQEFLKRGAPRAIRGKLWSLVLGSIVKDNDEEYYEELKSLVLQYDIMVDKLIIKDVQLTASNDDQYFVFEDVLYKTMLCFSRDSEVLAPVTTDRSAGGQVIHAVLQGKPATLENTLVFPPSGVIPFHGFTMYATPFCYLYDNPCTMYYTFRAFYLRYWFRLHTVSSHEQGIVALCLLFERLLQCHEPQLWAHFRNIHIQPIKVVFKWLMRGFSGHLPPEQLLYLWDLILGYDSLEIVALLAVTILSFRKENLMQVNTLHNIEAVLADLSSLKVMPLLQLVLLKE, from the exons atggagagtacaaaagaaatcgaacttCAGAAAACTGCGAACAAATTGACTGACGATATACAGAGCATGACAAactacaaaaatttatataatgaaATTCAG AGACTTGTTGCCTCCAGAGCGGTGCGAAAGGAGGACTTTAAGAACACGCTCGTGGATGCTTTGAAGAGCAATGGACTGGAAACAGAACTTCGAAATACAGTATTTCACTGGGCAAGAACACAA GGCCCTCTGCAACGAGAGCCAGAGCCCCTTATGCCAATGCTGGAAGCGGATCTCAGCTATCTGAAGAGAGCACAAATACAGTGGGAGCGTagaattcaaaaatctttaaacTCTATGTGCAATGAATTAAATGTTCCTCTCGCTCGAATCAGATTCAATATGGACAAAGACGAGTTGGCTGAGAAATGGGATGAATTGAGCACCTACGATATCG ATTTATCACAGTACAGGCCACTGTATGCACCGAAAGATTTCCTGGAAGTTCTGTTTATGGTTCGTGATCCATCGTTTAAAAAACAGCC AGGGGAACCTAACTGGGAATTCAGTCATATACAGATTCGCGTAAAAACTCTGTCTCAGTTG AGAGCCATGTATCCTGAGCTGTCGCACGGTGTTCCGCTGCTCGGAGTTAACCCACATATGACGGCTATGGGAAACTATCTTAATCTAGAAGCTGAAAGAACGGCACTAGGCGAAAGAGTTCTTGCATCTAATCACGCTCCGATTGCTCAGGAATTTCTTAAACGAGGAGCACCACGAGCTATTCGTGGAAAGCTGTGGTCTCTCGTGCTTGGCTCCATAGTCAAAGATAAT GACGAGGAGTACTATGAGGAACTCAAGTCGTTGGTATTGCAGTACGACATAATGGTTGATAAATTGATAATTAAG GATGTTCAATTAACGGCAAGCAACGACGACCAATATTTTGTCTTCGAAGATGTTCTGTACAAGACAATGCTGTGCTTTTCGAGGGACTCCGAAGTCCTAGCGCCGGTTACAACAGACCGAAGTGCTGGTGGCCAAGTGATACATGCGGTCCTCCAGGGAAAACCAGCGACTCTTGAAAATACTCTAGTATTTCCTCCCAGCGGAGTTATACCCTTTCACGGGTTTACAATGTATG cGACCCCTTTCTGCTACCTGTATGATAATCCATGCACAATGTATTACACCTTCAGAGCATTTTATCTCCGCTACTGGTTTAGACTGCACACTGTTTCCAGTCACGAACAGGGAATAGTGGCACTCTGTCTACTTTTTGAAAGGTTGCTTCAGTGCCACGAGCCACAATTGTGGGCACATTTTAGGAACATTCACATACAGCC AATCAAAGTAGTCTTCAAATGGTTAATGAGAGGATTCAGCGGACATTTACCGCCCGAGCAACTTCTCTACTTGTGGGACTTGATCCTGGGGTACGATTCTTTGGAGATTGTAGCTCTGCTTGCCGTTACCATACTGAGTTTcaggaaagaaaatttaatgcaagTCAACACGCTTCATAATATTGAG gcaGTTCTGGCCGATCTGTCTTCCTTGAAGGTGATGCCCCTACTGCAGTTGGTTCTCTTAAAGGAATGA
- the LOC124218198 gene encoding TBC1 domain family member 19 isoform X2 yields the protein MPMLEADLSYLKRAQIQWERRIQKSLNSMCNELNVPLARIRFNMDKDELAEKWDELSTYDIDLSQYRPLYAPKDFLEVLFMVRDPSFKKQPGEPNWEFSHIQIRVKTLSQLRAMYPELSHGVPLLGVNPHMTAMGNYLNLEAERTALGERVLASNHAPIAQEFLKRGAPRAIRGKLWSLVLGSIVKDNDEEYYEELKSLVLQYDIMVDKLIIKDVQLTASNDDQYFVFEDVLYKTMLCFSRDSEVLAPVTTDRSAGGQVIHAVLQGKPATLENTLVFPPSGVIPFHGFTMYATPFCYLYDNPCTMYYTFRAFYLRYWFRLHTVSSHEQGIVALCLLFERLLQCHEPQLWAHFRNIHIQPIKVVFKWLMRGFSGHLPPEQLLYLWDLILGYDSLEIVALLAVTILSFRKENLMQVNTLHNIEAVLADLSSLKVMPLLQLVLLKE from the exons ATGCCAATGCTGGAAGCGGATCTCAGCTATCTGAAGAGAGCACAAATACAGTGGGAGCGTagaattcaaaaatctttaaacTCTATGTGCAATGAATTAAATGTTCCTCTCGCTCGAATCAGATTCAATATGGACAAAGACGAGTTGGCTGAGAAATGGGATGAATTGAGCACCTACGATATCG ATTTATCACAGTACAGGCCACTGTATGCACCGAAAGATTTCCTGGAAGTTCTGTTTATGGTTCGTGATCCATCGTTTAAAAAACAGCC AGGGGAACCTAACTGGGAATTCAGTCATATACAGATTCGCGTAAAAACTCTGTCTCAGTTG AGAGCCATGTATCCTGAGCTGTCGCACGGTGTTCCGCTGCTCGGAGTTAACCCACATATGACGGCTATGGGAAACTATCTTAATCTAGAAGCTGAAAGAACGGCACTAGGCGAAAGAGTTCTTGCATCTAATCACGCTCCGATTGCTCAGGAATTTCTTAAACGAGGAGCACCACGAGCTATTCGTGGAAAGCTGTGGTCTCTCGTGCTTGGCTCCATAGTCAAAGATAAT GACGAGGAGTACTATGAGGAACTCAAGTCGTTGGTATTGCAGTACGACATAATGGTTGATAAATTGATAATTAAG GATGTTCAATTAACGGCAAGCAACGACGACCAATATTTTGTCTTCGAAGATGTTCTGTACAAGACAATGCTGTGCTTTTCGAGGGACTCCGAAGTCCTAGCGCCGGTTACAACAGACCGAAGTGCTGGTGGCCAAGTGATACATGCGGTCCTCCAGGGAAAACCAGCGACTCTTGAAAATACTCTAGTATTTCCTCCCAGCGGAGTTATACCCTTTCACGGGTTTACAATGTATG cGACCCCTTTCTGCTACCTGTATGATAATCCATGCACAATGTATTACACCTTCAGAGCATTTTATCTCCGCTACTGGTTTAGACTGCACACTGTTTCCAGTCACGAACAGGGAATAGTGGCACTCTGTCTACTTTTTGAAAGGTTGCTTCAGTGCCACGAGCCACAATTGTGGGCACATTTTAGGAACATTCACATACAGCC AATCAAAGTAGTCTTCAAATGGTTAATGAGAGGATTCAGCGGACATTTACCGCCCGAGCAACTTCTCTACTTGTGGGACTTGATCCTGGGGTACGATTCTTTGGAGATTGTAGCTCTGCTTGCCGTTACCATACTGAGTTTcaggaaagaaaatttaatgcaagTCAACACGCTTCATAATATTGAG gcaGTTCTGGCCGATCTGTCTTCCTTGAAGGTGATGCCCCTACTGCAGTTGGTTCTCTTAAAGGAATGA